From Bacillus basilensis, a single genomic window includes:
- a CDS encoding alpha/beta hydrolase yields the protein MKKIGVITIVVLILLAIAYMLVGNYFYNYALNAKQEKEFLEDNPHLAETVNASGDVLATNEEKNANFVSKYKPNTLTIRSFDKLNLTGYEYMNEQSSHKWAIVVHGYNGRASEMTKYIRNFYEQGYNVIAPDLRGHGNSEGNYVGMGWHDRKDILIWIQQIVKKDPNAEIALFGVSMGGATVMMTSGEDLPSNVKVIIEDCGYSTVIDEFTYQLKDLFHLPKFPVMNAANTVTKLRAGYDLEEASAIKQVAKSKTPMLFIHGDADTFVPFEMLDEVYNAAKVEKEKLIVPGAGHGEAEKIDSNTYWNTVWKFVGRYIPA from the coding sequence ATGAAAAAGATAGGTGTAATTACTATAGTAGTATTAATCCTTCTAGCAATTGCTTATATGTTAGTCGGGAATTATTTTTATAACTATGCGTTGAATGCGAAACAAGAAAAAGAATTTTTAGAGGATAATCCTCATTTAGCAGAAACGGTAAATGCATCGGGAGATGTATTAGCTACAAATGAAGAAAAGAATGCGAACTTCGTATCGAAGTATAAGCCTAACACATTAACTATACGTTCTTTCGATAAACTGAATTTAACAGGTTATGAATATATGAATGAACAATCTAGTCATAAATGGGCGATTGTAGTTCATGGATACAATGGTAGAGCATCAGAAATGACGAAATATATTCGTAACTTTTATGAACAAGGCTATAATGTCATAGCACCAGATCTTCGTGGGCACGGAAATAGTGAAGGGAATTATGTTGGTATGGGCTGGCATGATCGTAAAGACATTTTGATTTGGATTCAACAAATTGTAAAGAAAGATCCTAATGCTGAAATAGCACTCTTTGGTGTTTCAATGGGCGGGGCAACTGTAATGATGACTTCAGGTGAAGATTTACCTTCTAATGTTAAAGTTATTATTGAAGATTGTGGATACTCAACTGTTATTGATGAATTTACTTATCAACTAAAAGATCTATTCCATTTGCCGAAGTTTCCTGTTATGAATGCGGCAAATACAGTTACAAAATTAAGAGCTGGATATGATTTAGAAGAAGCTTCAGCTATTAAACAAGTTGCGAAAAGTAAAACACCGATGCTATTCATTCACGGGGATGCGGATACATTCGTTCCTTTTGAAATGTTAGATGAAGTGTATAATGCTGCAAAAGTAGAAAAAGAGAAATTAATTGTTCCAGGTGCTGGACATGGAGAAGCTGAGAAGATAGATTCAAATACATATTGGAATACCGTATGGAAGTTCGTAGGGAGATATATTCCAGCATAA